A portion of the Cytophagales bacterium genome contains these proteins:
- a CDS encoding carotenoid 1,2-hydratase produces MKNNRKIKNQVITSIVALFLIANCLLSTVNCHAQSWKTYPYHEPGSVIWFPQDEGWHPGVSAEWWYTTAHLTGDSTGTAYSFMLTYFYFPVFPFDGFRIFNIANETTGEFFQNMQPCTYVLAQDHLDIQAMVGITSEEWVTLQDSAGVLIPFEYHLSAHSPDGDIDLVYDMVKRPLMVGDDGFVYLAETDSSYYYSQTKLTVEGTLTLVGFTEPVTGTAWIDRQWGEMNPQLGTTVWEWFSYQLSNGMDLNVWNLFNAQDQIPDTPTYRFCSIYINDSTSITTSNFTLTRQKYAWMPDNQRCYSQEWHFTYANIDLTITTNFSDQEVFLPFRFYEG; encoded by the coding sequence ATGAAAAATAATAGAAAAATCAAAAACCAGGTAATTACTTCAATAGTAGCACTATTTCTAATTGCCAACTGTCTACTATCTACTGTCAACTGTCATGCTCAAAGCTGGAAAACCTATCCCTACCACGAGCCGGGGAGTGTTATCTGGTTTCCCCAGGATGAAGGATGGCATCCGGGTGTATCTGCAGAATGGTGGTACACAACTGCACATCTAACCGGAGATTCTACCGGTACAGCATATAGTTTCATGCTTACCTATTTTTACTTTCCGGTATTTCCATTTGACGGGTTCCGCATCTTTAATATTGCAAATGAGACAACAGGCGAATTCTTTCAGAATATGCAGCCCTGTACTTATGTGCTGGCACAAGATCATTTGGATATACAAGCAATGGTTGGTATAACTTCCGAAGAGTGGGTTACACTTCAGGATAGCGCCGGTGTTCTCATACCATTTGAATATCATTTGTCTGCCCATTCGCCAGATGGAGATATAGATTTGGTTTACGACATGGTCAAACGTCCGTTGATGGTGGGTGATGATGGTTTTGTTTATCTGGCTGAAACAGACAGTTCGTACTACTATTCACAAACAAAGCTTACAGTTGAAGGAACACTCACACTTGTAGGTTTCACCGAACCTGTGACAGGCACTGCCTGGATTGACCGGCAGTGGGGAGAAATGAACCCGCAATTGGGGACAACAGTTTGGGAATGGTTCAGCTACCAGCTTTCCAATGGCATGGACCTGAACGTATGGAATCTTTTCAATGCACAAGACCAGATCCCTGATACGCCAACATACAGGTTTTGCTCTATCTACATCAACGACTCAACTTCTATAACCACTTCAAATTTTACCCTTACGCGTCAGAAATATGCCTGGATGCCTGATAACCAGCGATGTTATTCGCAAGAGTGGCATTTTACTTACGCAAATATTGACCTGACGATCACCACCAACTTTTCAGACCAGGAAGTTTTCCTGCCTTTTCGTTTTTATGAAGGC
- a CDS encoding DUF4783 domain-containing protein yields MQLLFNYKTLLFIPFLLLLSYRTISAQSSLIENAKTALKTGSSKALAGYLNEMIELSINGDKSSYSKTQAEFVLKDFFKKYPPTDFDYIHQGSSKEGLKYTIGKYKYSGGSFRVYMLIKQFKGKYLIDTLNFDKE; encoded by the coding sequence ATGCAGTTATTATTCAATTACAAAACACTGCTTTTTATTCCATTCTTGCTGTTATTATCATACCGTACAATAAGCGCTCAAAGCAGTCTTATTGAAAATGCTAAAACTGCCTTGAAAACGGGTAGTTCCAAAGCATTAGCCGGTTACTTAAATGAAATGATAGAGCTCAGTATCAATGGAGATAAATCAAGCTACAGCAAGACCCAGGCAGAATTTGTTTTAAAAGATTTTTTTAAAAAATATCCTCCAACAGATTTTGATTACATTCACCAGGGTTCATCAAAAGAAGGCCTGAAGTATACTATTGGTAAATATAAATATTCAGGCGGTTCTTTTCGCGTGTATATGCTTATTAAGCAATTTAAGGGCAAATATCTTATAGATACGCTGAATTTTGATAAAGAATAA
- a CDS encoding aldehyde dehydrogenase, whose translation MQTTDIQIEPDIGKAVQFQRHFFNSGKTLSVDFRIDQLIKLRKCIVDHEKLILDALNKDLNKSSFEAYATEVGFTLSEIDFTIKKIKKWAKPRKVHTPFLHAIASSRIYPEPYGICLIIAPWNYPFQLIMTPLIGAMAAGNCCILKPSELAENTAAVVSKIVSENFEPEYIKVIEGGIETSQELLEQKFDYIFFTGSTDVGRIVYQAAAKHLTPVTLELGGKSPCIIDQDIHLEYAAKRIAWGKFINAGQTCVAPDYLLIHKNIKERFITEFKTQVESFYGKQPAECSYYPKIINRNHFNRLIDYLQNGNVIFGGENDAEKLYLAPTLLEGVSENDKVMREEIFGPILPVITYDDLEEAIQIAKKNPNPLSLYVFSKNKKVVNKVLDSIPAGGGCVNDTLIHLGTPYLPFGGTGSSGIGAYHGKSSFDTFSHMKGFLHRSNLIDLDIRYAPYKDDKMPALKWLMKKFL comes from the coding sequence ATGCAAACAACCGATATACAAATTGAGCCGGACATTGGAAAAGCTGTTCAATTTCAACGACATTTTTTTAATTCAGGAAAGACCCTCTCTGTTGACTTCAGGATAGATCAGCTAATAAAACTACGTAAATGCATCGTTGATCATGAAAAACTTATTCTGGATGCTTTAAACAAAGATTTGAACAAATCTTCATTTGAAGCTTATGCTACAGAAGTTGGTTTTACGTTGAGTGAAATAGATTTTACAATAAAAAAAATAAAAAAATGGGCAAAACCCAGGAAGGTACACACGCCATTTTTACATGCCATTGCATCCAGCCGTATTTATCCTGAACCTTATGGTATATGCCTGATCATTGCTCCATGGAACTATCCGTTTCAATTAATTATGACGCCCTTGATTGGCGCTATGGCAGCGGGTAATTGCTGCATTCTGAAACCTTCAGAGCTTGCAGAGAATACCGCTGCAGTAGTGAGTAAAATTGTTTCCGAAAACTTTGAACCCGAATATATTAAAGTGATAGAAGGCGGGATTGAAACTTCACAGGAACTCCTGGAACAAAAATTTGATTATATCTTTTTTACAGGCAGCACAGATGTAGGCAGGATAGTTTACCAGGCAGCGGCTAAGCACTTAACACCCGTAACGCTTGAATTAGGGGGTAAAAGCCCCTGTATTATTGACCAGGATATACATCTTGAATATGCTGCCAAAAGAATAGCCTGGGGTAAATTCATTAACGCAGGGCAAACCTGCGTAGCGCCTGACTATCTTCTGATCCATAAAAACATTAAAGAGCGGTTTATTACGGAATTTAAAACACAGGTTGAATCATTCTACGGTAAACAGCCTGCAGAATGCAGCTATTATCCTAAAATAATTAACCGGAATCATTTTAACAGGTTAATTGATTACCTGCAGAACGGCAATGTCATTTTCGGAGGTGAAAATGATGCTGAAAAATTGTACTTAGCTCCTACTTTGCTGGAAGGGGTATCAGAAAACGACAAAGTGATGAGGGAAGAGATCTTTGGCCCGATCCTGCCTGTCATTACTTATGATGATCTGGAAGAAGCGATCCAAATAGCGAAAAAAAACCCCAACCCCCTGTCGCTCTATGTGTTTTCTAAAAATAAAAAGGTGGTTAACAAAGTATTGGACAGCATCCCGGCAGGCGGGGGATGTGTAAATGACACCCTTATACATTTAGGAACCCCATACCTGCCTTTTGGTGGAACTGGCAGTAGCGGGATAGGCGCCTACCATGGTAAAAGCAGCTTTGATACCTTTTCCCACATGAAGGGATTCTTGCATAGATCAAACTTGATAGACCTGGATATCAGGTATGCTCCTTATAAAGATGATAAAATGCCTGCGTTGAAATGGCTTATGAAGAAATTTCTGTAA
- the nadC gene encoding carboxylating nicotinate-nucleotide diphosphorylase — MNLKYLTDDRINKFIDLALEEDIGKVETLHATSLLYGDHSSLASVPENAINKAQLLIKDKGILAGAELANNIFTRVDRSLNVETFINDGENIKSGDIAFNVAGNARSILKAERLVLNCMQRMSGIATYTNKLKQLISNAVGRGHTPALQDTRKTTPNFRMMEKWAVAIGGGVNHRLGLYDMILLKDNHIDYAGGIRNAIEATQKYLKKNELKLKIEIETRNIAEVNEVLKIGGVDRIMLDNMPVEEMKKAVKLINNRFEIEASGGITEKNIAEVAKCGVDYISVGALTHSAKNLDMSLKAF; from the coding sequence GTGAATCTCAAATATCTTACAGATGACCGCATCAATAAGTTTATTGATCTTGCACTGGAAGAAGACATAGGAAAAGTAGAGACGTTGCATGCAACGTCTCTACTTTACGGAGATCATTCCTCTCTTGCTTCAGTTCCTGAAAACGCCATCAATAAAGCGCAGCTTCTTATCAAAGATAAAGGCATATTAGCGGGGGCGGAGCTTGCAAACAATATCTTTACCAGAGTTGACCGTTCATTAAATGTAGAAACATTTATTAATGATGGGGAAAATATTAAATCTGGTGATATTGCATTTAATGTTGCCGGTAATGCCCGGTCTATTTTAAAAGCAGAAAGACTTGTATTGAATTGTATGCAGCGGATGAGCGGAATTGCTACTTATACCAATAAATTAAAACAACTAATATCAAATGCTGTAGGACGGGGGCATACCCCAGCCCTGCAAGATACACGCAAAACCACCCCCAACTTTAGAATGATGGAAAAATGGGCAGTAGCTATTGGCGGAGGCGTCAATCACAGGTTGGGTTTATATGATATGATCTTACTAAAAGACAATCATATAGATTATGCAGGAGGCATCAGAAACGCTATTGAAGCAACGCAAAAGTATCTTAAAAAAAATGAATTAAAATTAAAAATAGAAATAGAAACACGTAATATTGCAGAAGTAAATGAAGTCCTGAAAATTGGAGGGGTAGATAGGATCATGCTTGACAATATGCCCGTTGAGGAGATGAAAAAAGCAGTTAAGCTGATCAATAACCGTTTTGAAATAGAAGCATCCGGAGGCATAACTGAAAAAAATATTGCAGAGGTAGCCAAGTGCGGGGTTGATTATATTTCAGTGGGAGCTTTGACGCATTCTGCAAAAAATTTGGACATGAGTTTGAAGGCATTCTAA